The genomic region GACAGAACAAGTTAAAAACAGTATAAAGTCAAACTTTATACTGCAAATCATTATCTTCGCATTCCTCCTCCAGGTCCTCCGGCCATATTTCCGCCGCCCATCATTTCTGCTCGTATCTCATATATTTGGACACCATTTACAATCACAGTTCCTCCATTTATGTAAGATTCTTTATCTACATCAATTCCGGAATTACATGTGATTGTTATATAACCATCATTAATGGTTACCGAGCCATTTGCATCAATTCCATCAGTATCTCCGCTGGCCATCTCTATATTAATAGTTCCGCCATTAATGATGATTTCAACATTATAAGCAGTGCTTTTACTGGCAGCGTTAATTCCGTCATCGGTAGCGTAAATATCAATATTACCGTCATTAATTACTATATAGGTCGCTTCAATTCCTTCAGAAGCTTTTGTAATTGTGATATTTCCGCCATCTATCTGTATAAATCCGGCAGCAGTTATTCCGTCATCAGCTGCATAGATCTCAAACGTTCCATCGTAGATGTAGATATTTCCTAAACTATCGTCATCATCATTTTCACAATGGAATGCATCTTTTGAAGAAGTAACATCAAATGTTCCATCGTAGATTAAGATTCTATCATTTGCCTCGAATGAATCCAGTTCTGAAGTAACATAATAAGTTCCTCCCGTTACCTTAAGATCATCTTTACTACTAATTCCGTTTTCAGACGAAACTATTTCTAAAGAGCCGACACCATTGAAAACCAAATCATCCTTTGAAAATATGACTGCATCGAGATTTGTCTCGCCGTCACTAACAAAAGACCCTGATGTTTCCATATAATTTACGGTATCCGTAGTAGTAATGAACACTTTGTCTGCTGACTTGACGTAAATGACTGGCATATCTTCATTAACGATATTTACACCATCTAAGACAATCTGGACTTTGCTTTCATCTTCTACATCTACATATATAGTAACTTCAGTAGCATCTCCGCTTATTACATAAACACCTTCTTCAGATATTGTAATATCAGTGTCTGACTTCGCTTCTATATATGTTGCATCTTCTAAATCTGCTTCTTGTTCTAAATCCCTGTCAGTAAATTCTGAACTTGCTACATATATGGAACTATCATCATTACTTTCTTCGGTAATTGTAGAGACAGTACTTCCTTCACCACTTAAATTGTTATTACTTTCTCCTGTAATTGTGGAGACAATACTTCCTTCTGCACTTAAAAAAATAAGTAATAAGGCTAGTAAGGCTCCTACAATCAAAATGTACTTTTTCATTTTCTTTACCTCATACTATTTTACAGGTCTCTCACAATTTCATAGGTCTGTGGTGTTGTAACCGGTTACCAGGAATACTTTCTGGTTTCCGTTCAGATTTTTTATGGATTGGATAAACTCATGCCTGTTGATTTTTTTCTTGGGTATTACGCTATAGACGAGTTCAGTCACTGTTCCTGAACGGACTGAATCTATCCCTATCAGGTCTGCTGATTGTGTGTATTTGACGAATACCTTGTCAAACAGTTCTTCGAAATCAACATCTCTGTCAAGCTGTATTTTCAATATCTGGCTCATTGCAGGTCTTGCAAACCAGTCAAATTCATACATTATGAAGATAAGACTTCCGATTACTCCGGTTGCGATGATTGCCAGCATGTAGAATCTTGTACCCATTGCCATACCTATCGCCATAGCGAAGAATATGAAACCAATGTCACGGATTTCTTTCACTGCATTTCTGAAACGTATGATGGACAGTGCACCGACAAGTGAGAACGCACGTGCGATGTTTGAGCCCACAATGAGCATGATTACGTCTACTATCAGTCCCATCATGATGAGAGTGTGGACGTAACTCTGGGTGTAAGATGTTCCTTTATGCGTTCGTTTGTACAGCCATCCGATGCCTGCCAGTAATATGAAACCTAAGACCAGGCCCACAAAAACGTCGGTGGCCGTGAAGGTTCCACTCAGGTCTTCAAAATCGAATAGACTTTCAATATCTATTGTCATTTTAGTAAACCTCTATTCTTTGGGGGAATTCGCTTGCTACATCCAGTCCTGTGCAGTACTTGCTGATTCTGATGAGTCTGTAATTGTTCTGGGCGATCAGTTCTGTAAGCCAGTAAGGAACTCTCTCATTGACTTTTATCTCAAGTATCACCCGGTCCGGGGATACTATATATCTTCCAAGTTGCTTGGAGGCCAGGTCCAGGTCATTGACTCTGTATCTAATGTTCGAGTCAAAAGTCACCCTCAGACCGTTGTCAAATTCAGTTCCCGTGTACGCATGTCTGAAATAACTTGTGATTAGTGTTGGCTGGAGATTTCTTTCCTCGATCATTCCGAGGACCTCTTCCATGACAGGTCTGTCCCTTTCATCATACTCATCAGGAAGACGATGTTCGTCACAGAGTGCCATAGCATCCCTGTAAGGTATCGCAATCCTGCGTTTCTGTATTGTTTTGTCGTAACGCTGTTTGATCTCGACGAATACTATGGAATCTTCTGTTATGCTCTCTTCAGTTTCGTATATGCGAACCCTGAGTTTTTTTCTAAATTTCAGTCCGTCAATCTTTTCCCAATAACATTGAAGATCCGGGCTGTCATAGTACAGACTTGAGATTACGTAGTCTCCTGAATTCCAGGCATACTGGTCAGGAAACATATACGCCTCGAGCTGCTGTTTGAATTCGCGTGTCTGCTCCATTGTTAGCAGATACTTCAATTCAAACCGATTGAACTTTCGTATTGGTTCCATTGCAATCCTCCTTGTGATTTTGACCGTCTTCAATAATCTCCTGATTTTTTCAAGATGATTTTTTGTGGTAGACGATATGAATTTGTGATTGTAAGAAAGATCACATGTTATCTGGTGTACGATATGTATGGTGGTACATTGTTGTTTGGTGATGATGGTGGTTGGTGTTACGCTAACATGCGATCTTACAATTCGAGAATTCTCAAATGCAAATATAAAGATACTTATAATAAAAAAGATGGAATAAAGCTTTAATTTATGATTAAAAGAGAATAAAGGTTTGAAATATGAATAAAGCTATAATGGCTGATATTTAGTTGATTAAATGTGTTATAAAGTTTTATTTTACATTATAATCCCATAAATTAAATTTTGTAGTCTGTTTAAAAACCATAATTAATTATGATACATTATAGATAATTCCGTATGGACTGCAATATTCAGATTAAATTGAAAGTAGTTTTGACAGAGTCAAATATATCATATTTTGATATCGACAATGATTTATTCCAGCATTCAGAATCTTAATTATGGGCTCAGAAGACAGCTATTTTCGGGAATGTATAAACTGTGGGTATCAGCGTGGTTTCCATGTATATTTTAAGGAAATAAAAGATGGGAAAGCAAGACTTGGACTGATATGCCCAAGTTGCGGGCAGAGTTATGACATCGGGTGGCTTACAGCCGATATTGGTGAGTTTGAGCCGAAAAAAGAAAAAGTATATGAAGACCATTAGGTCTTTTTCATATTCTCCATTTCTCTCTTTATCTTAGATGCATTCTCACTGTGTTTTTTATTAAGTTTTTCAAACTCTTCCTGACTGAGTTTATTATTTTTCCTGTCCTTCTTTATTTGTGAAAGTACAGTCATTTCTGCATCATAGAGGTCTTGCAGTTCATTAATGTCCTTTGAATTTTGTGGGGCATATTTTCTTGTATAATAAAATGCGGCTGGTGCTACAATTATAATCACGATCAGAATTGGTATTGTCAGATTAGTATCTGAGGCTGCAGTGTTTTGTACAGGTTCCTTTTCTTCCCGAAAAATTGTAAATTCATTGAATTCCGGTGTGCTCCAGGTGTATGTACTATAATTCGCTTCCATTACAGTATCATCTGCTATGAGCAAAACTCCATTCTCAGAACTAAGACTGATACCTGTGTTTTCATCATGGTATACTGTAAGAATGAGCCTGGATATTGGCTGCTCAAGTTCTCCATTTTTGTAAATGACCTTCCGGAGAACTTCATCTCCGGTATCAGGTAATACATATCTTATGCCGTAAAGGAGTGGCATTTCGCTGGAAGCTTCATTATCATCTGAATAAAAATACAGGTAATTATCATCCCTTGTAAAATTAACAGGTACAGCAGAACTAGTACTACTCATATCCACAACCTGGAATTGCATAATTTCAGCATTTTCAGGTAGCCAGAGTTTTATTTCAGTTTGATTAAAATCCTCATCTTCAATTGAATCTATAAGATACACCATTGATTCACTAACGACAATGTATCCGGTGTTCAGAAGACTTACTTCTATCAGGTGACTGTATTCGGAAACATTTCCCTGTTCAGTCATCATAGATTCAGTAGCTAATGTCTCATTACCAGAAGTAAGTGCAATGGCAGATGTGGTCATTGACATTATGAAAAGTACCAGTGCAAGACAAACTAAGAATGATGGTTTGACTTTACCTGGAAATGACCTGATATAAAAGAAATAGGAAGATGAGTTTTGTTTCATAGTATCTCCTGAGTAATTGAATAAGGAATAATAAAAATCATTATATTTCTCTATTCCTGTCATTATCATCTGATTCTTTGCAACAATATTGCCGGCAGTTGTCACTTGCATATAAATGTTATGTTGTAATAATTACTTCATTTATTTTATAATTTCAATGCTACGGCTATTACCAATAATTCTTCATAAATAATAATTCACATTAAAAAACATTATATATAGGAACTTAAATGTAAGGTGTCATGGATTCGTTTACAGCAATTACTATAGCGGTTTTTTTGCCATTTATTTTGGCCGGTATATTGCCTGCCGTTGAAAAACTTCTAAAGGAAAAAGTAGGATGGTACGCTTCCGCCACTGCATTGCTGAGTTTACTGTTGATTGCTCAGGTTGCACCGGAAATTATACACGGGGAGACTATTCAGGGAACTATCGAATGGCTTCCTTCAATGGGAGTTAATCTCTCTTTCTATGCCGATGGTCTGAGTGTCATGTTCGGTTTCATCGTATCTGGCATTGGTGTTATTATCATGTCATACTCCAATGGGTACATGTCAAAGAAAGAAGATCTTCCAAGATATTATCAGCAGCTCCTTTTCTTCATGGGATCAATGCTCGGTATGGTGTTCTCTGCTAATACTATTCAACTTTTCATATTCTGGGAACTTACCAGCATAACTTCATTCATGCTTATCGGTTACTGGCGTAACAGGCCAATGTCTGTGTACGGAGCAACCAAATCAATGCTTATCACCGCTTCAGGCGGTTTATTCATGCTTGCAGGATTCTTGGTGTTACACGCTATCACCGGAACATTTGACATTCCCACAATATTACATAATGAATCCATAAGGGAAGCCCTGCAAAGTCATAATCTTTTCATTTATGCACTTATTCTCATATTCATCGGTGCTGCTTCAAAGTCAGCACAGGGTCCGTTTTACATATGGCTCCCAAATGCAATGGAAGCACCAACTCCGGTCAGTGCATTCCTGCACTCAGCCACAATGGTAAAGGCCGGTATTTATCTCGTAGCAAGGATACACCCGATGTTCTCAGGTACGGAAGCCTGGTTCATCCTGGTAAGTGGTGTAGGAATATTCACAATGCTTCTTGCAGGTTTCCTTGCATTCAGGCAGACTGACATCAAAGGAATTCTGGCATATTCAACAATCAGTCAGCTTGCTTATCTTATGACAATGTACGGCTACACAACACACGAGGAACCAGGAATTGGTGTGGCTGCTGCAACATTCCATCTTCTCAACCACGCAACATTCAAGGCATGTCTTTTCCTTGTGGCAGGTATAGTAGCACATGAAACGGCGACAAGGGATATTACGAAAATGGGTGGTTTGCGTAAGGAAATGCCAATAACATTCATAGTGGCGACAATCGGAGCATTATCCATGGCGGGTATTCCACCTCTTAACGGTTTCCTGAGTAAGGAAATGTTCTACGAGGCATCCGTTGAAATGGGTCATCTCCTTGGCGGACCATACACAGTACTCATCCCGGCACTTGCGGTACTTGGTGGTGTATTTACATTCGCTTATTCCATCAAACTCATAGACGGTATCTTCCTTGGTAAAAGACCAGCAAAGGGGCTGCCTGAACACATACATGATCCTTCAATGATAATGCTTGCACCGGCAATTTTCCTTGCAGGCCTTATAATACTGTTCGGACTTGTACCTTCAATTCCGGTACACAATTTCATTGAACCTACAGTTTCAGGAATTACTCTTGAGGAAGCTCACCTTCATGTAAAGCTCTGGCATGGCTTCACTACATCATTGATGATGACCATAGCAACATTCATTCTGGGTATCCTTATCTACACTCAGTATGACAGGATCGCAGAATGGCAGAACAGGTTCAATGCAAGGTTCCCATGGGTAAGTGTCAATTATTACTATGATGGTGCAGTGAACAATGCAAAAAGTGTTACATCCAAATTCTCAAACAGGATGCAGCCTGGTCCGATAAAGACCTATGTTCTGGCACTTCTGCTTTTGACACTTGCAATGTTTGCAATTCCTGCAATTATGCTTGCAACAAGTCTTGTACCGCAGAACCTTAATTTCGATGTCCCGCTTTACGAAGCTCTGATATTCCTGTTCATGATAGTTGCAGCTCTTGGAGCAGCATTACTTCCAAGATACATACCTGCCATAATATCGCTTTCAGGTCTTGGCTATCTGGTTGCTTTATTGTTCATATACCTGCAGGCACCTGACCTGGCTCTAACACAGGTTCTTGTAGAAACCCTTTCAACTATTATCTTCCTGCTGGCAATTGTAAAGATTCCGCAGAAATTCAAGGAACATATCCCTTCGACAACACTTGCACGGGATCTTGTAATATCTGTGGCTGTATCAGCAATGATCTTCATTATGCTGATTAATGCAACACAGGGAATAGTTGCACCATTTGAGTCTCTCTCCTATTATTTCATAGAGAAGAGTCTTACACTTGCAGGCGGTCACAACATTGTGAACGTTATTATCGTGGACTTCAGAGGATACGATACTCTTGGTGAAATCTCTGTGCTCTGTCTTGCAGCACTTGGTGTTTATAATCTTATACACAGCAGGGGTGAGGACGAATGACAACCCTGATTACAAAAACAATAACAAAGATATGCTTACCTTTGGTTATCCTCTTCTCGATATCCCTCTTACTTGCGGGACACAACAATCCAGGGGGAGGATTCATTGGCGGTGTCATGTTCGCTTCAGTTATTGCACTGACTTACGTGGCATTCGGTCTTAAATACATAAAATCATTCTTTAACCCGGACTGGGGTAACTGGTTTGGATTTGGCTTATTGCTGGCTGCACTTACAGCTTTCTCAGCAATTGCCTTTTCACACAACTTCTTCAGGAGTGCTGTGGAATTTGTCCACCTGCCATTCTTCGGAGAAATCGAACTGGTATCAGCCGGCCTTTTTGATATAGGAGTTTATTTCGTGGTAATCGGTGGATTGCTTTCCATCTTCAAAAACGTAGGTGATGACGAATGAACAATACATTGCTCTCTCTTACAATAGCAATTCTGTTCGGTATCGGTACTTTCCTTATACTGCGCCGTGATATTGTAAGGGTTATTATCGGACTTGGTGTTCTATCACATGCAGTTAACCTTCTGATAGTTTCAGCAGGAGTTTTCTCCGGAACAAAAGTGCCAATAATTACAGATGATGGTGGACATGGTGCAACAGAAGCAACAGGAACTATCTTTACAGATTCTCTTTCACAGGGAATACTTGCACCTATTATAGAAGCAGGTCATCACGTAGATTATGTTGACCCTCTGGTACAGGCTCTTGTACTCACAGCCATTGTTATCAGTCTGGCTACAACAGCATTCATCCTGATCCTTGCATACCGCATTTACGAGGAATATGGAACAACTGACATTAAGGAACTCAGGAGGCTCTGGGGATGAACCTGTCAACTCATATTCCTATCATACTGATAGCTACTCCTATTCTTGTAGCTGCTCTTATGATACTTCTCAGAAAGCAGCCTGGCATACAGAAAGCAATAAGTGTTGCTGTTTCATTTGCAATGCTGATTCTTAGTGTAATTCTGCTCTCTCAGGTATGGTCTGGTGGAATTCAGGCTTATGAGGTAGGAGAATGGGGAAAATACGGAATCATACTGGTAGCTGACCTTCTAAGTTCAGGAATGGTCGTGCTCACATCATTCGTATCATTCCTTGCGCTGATATACTCACTTGATTACATTGAGAAAAAGTCACTGAGTGCATCATATTATCCGCTTTTCAGTTTGCTTGTGGCAGGACTGAACGGTTCATTTCTTACAGGTGATATCTTTAACCTTTTCGTATTCTTTGAGATACTACTACTCTCATCATGCGGACTTGTAATAGCAAATGAGCAGGGTGGCGTGACAAAGAGTTCCGATAAAATGGAAGCTACTTTCAAGTACCTCGTGCTCAATATGGTAAGTTCGATTGTGATGCTCATTGCAGTATCTTCACTTTACGCAACAACGGGAACACTGAACATGGCTGATATTTCAGTCAAACTCAGTGCAATGAGTGCGGCAGGAACGCTTCCATGGCATGTTTTTGCCATTGCTCTGATGTTTGTTGTGGTTTTTGGTAATAAAGCTGCAATATTCCCGCTTCACTACTGGCTTCCGGATGTTCACCCTACAGCACCATCACCAATAAGCGCAATGCTTAGTGGTGTGCTTATCAAGGTGGGAGCATACGGAATGCTCAGGGTATTCTTCCTTATATTCATTGATACTCTTGATATTTTCAAGCCTGTCATCATGTATCTTGCGCTGGCAACCATTGTTGTCGGAGCAATTTCAGCAGTGGCACAGACAGATGTAAAACGCCTGCTTGCATACTCAAGTGTAAGCCAGATAGGATATGTTTTCCTTGGTATCAGTTTTGGAAGCATTTACGGAATAACGGCAGCACTTGTCTATCTTGTAAACCATGCAATAGCAAAGTCAATGTTGTTCCTTACCTCAGGTGGAATTATTCATCACGCAGGGACCAGAGATATGAGAAAAATGGGCGGCATGGTCGATAGTGCACCGCTAATGTCACTTATGTTCCTGGTAGGGGCAATGTCAATTGCAGGAATGCCACCACTTGGAGGTTTCATTGCCAAGCTCAGTCTTTTTGATGCAGGTATTGGTGAACAGTACTATTTTGCAATAGGTATTGCACTTTTCTTTGCAATATTCACTCTCTTCTATATGTTCAGGGCAATGTTACTAATGTTCTGGGGAGAGAAAAGAGATGTTGAAAAGTATGGGGAATATTCTCATCATGGAACATCATTTCTGATGGCACTTCCAATAGTTGTGTTAGCACTGACTGTCGTAGCATTCGGAGTATATGCAGAACCATTGATAGCACTTGCAAACGCAACAGCCCATCAGATACTTGATCCGCAACCGTATATTGATGCTGTAATGACGAGGGTGGTAAGATGAAAAGATATATTGCTTACTCAGCTATACTTGCTCTTGTATGGTGTTTTGTCCACGGTACTGTAAGTGTTAACAACTTCATACTGGGACTTATTATTGCGCCATTCATTATCAGGCCGTTCAAGGTCTTGTTCCCATTTGATCAGGAATTCTCTTTCGGTAACGCAATAAAAAAGATACCTGCCCAGATAAAGTTCCTTTATGTGCTTATGGTGGAGATCATAAAGGCGAATATCATGGTTGCAAAGATAGTACTTCAGCCAAAGATTAATATTAAACCGGGTATCATCGCAGTACCAATTGATTCAAAGACAGA from Methanolobus tindarius DSM 2278 harbors:
- a CDS encoding DUF4956 domain-containing protein, translated to MTIDIESLFDFEDLSGTFTATDVFVGLVLGFILLAGIGWLYKRTHKGTSYTQSYVHTLIMMGLIVDVIMLIVGSNIARAFSLVGALSIIRFRNAVKEIRDIGFIFFAMAIGMAMGTRFYMLAIIATGVIGSLIFIMYEFDWFARPAMSQILKIQLDRDVDFEELFDKVFVKYTQSADLIGIDSVRSGTVTELVYSVIPKKKINRHEFIQSIKNLNGNQKVFLVTGYNTTDL
- a CDS encoding Na+/H+ antiporter subunit E, with product MKRYIAYSAILALVWCFVHGTVSVNNFILGLIIAPFIIRPFKVLFPFDQEFSFGNAIKKIPAQIKFLYVLMVEIIKANIMVAKIVLQPKINIKPGIIAVPIDSKTDIGITAIANTITLTPGTLTIDVSEDKSILYVHAIDATDPEGVAKSISEDLEKYTMEAFE
- a CDS encoding monovalent cation/H+ antiporter subunit B gives rise to the protein MTTLITKTITKICLPLVILFSISLLLAGHNNPGGGFIGGVMFASVIALTYVAFGLKYIKSFFNPDWGNWFGFGLLLAALTAFSAIAFSHNFFRSAVEFVHLPFFGEIELVSAGLFDIGVYFVVIGGLLSIFKNVGDDE
- a CDS encoding carbohydrate-binding domain-containing protein, which translates into the protein MIVGALLALLLIFLSAEGSIVSTITGESNNNLSGEGSTVSTITEESNDDSSIYVASSEFTDRDLEQEADLEDATYIEAKSDTDITISEEGVYVISGDATEVTIYVDVEDESKVQIVLDGVNIVNEDMPVIYVKSADKVFITTTDTVNYMETSGSFVSDGETNLDAVIFSKDDLVFNGVGSLEIVSSENGISSKDDLKVTGGTYYVTSELDSFEANDRILIYDGTFDVTSSKDAFHCENDDDDSLGNIYIYDGTFEIYAADDGITAAGFIQIDGGNITITKASEGIEATYIVINDGNIDIYATDDGINAASKSTAYNVEIIINGGTINIEMASGDTDGIDANGSVTINDGYITITCNSGIDVDKESYINGGTVIVNGVQIYEIRAEMMGGGNMAGGPGGGMRR
- a CDS encoding polyphosphate polymerase domain-containing protein; this translates as MEPIRKFNRFELKYLLTMEQTREFKQQLEAYMFPDQYAWNSGDYVISSLYYDSPDLQCYWEKIDGLKFRKKLRVRIYETEESITEDSIVFVEIKQRYDKTIQKRRIAIPYRDAMALCDEHRLPDEYDERDRPVMEEVLGMIEERNLQPTLITSYFRHAYTGTEFDNGLRVTFDSNIRYRVNDLDLASKQLGRYIVSPDRVILEIKVNERVPYWLTELIAQNNYRLIRISKYCTGLDVASEFPQRIEVY
- the mbhE gene encoding hydrogen gas-evolving membrane-bound hydrogenase subunit E — protein: MDSFTAITIAVFLPFILAGILPAVEKLLKEKVGWYASATALLSLLLIAQVAPEIIHGETIQGTIEWLPSMGVNLSFYADGLSVMFGFIVSGIGVIIMSYSNGYMSKKEDLPRYYQQLLFFMGSMLGMVFSANTIQLFIFWELTSITSFMLIGYWRNRPMSVYGATKSMLITASGGLFMLAGFLVLHAITGTFDIPTILHNESIREALQSHNLFIYALILIFIGAASKSAQGPFYIWLPNAMEAPTPVSAFLHSATMVKAGIYLVARIHPMFSGTEAWFILVSGVGIFTMLLAGFLAFRQTDIKGILAYSTISQLAYLMTMYGYTTHEEPGIGVAAATFHLLNHATFKACLFLVAGIVAHETATRDITKMGGLRKEMPITFIVATIGALSMAGIPPLNGFLSKEMFYEASVEMGHLLGGPYTVLIPALAVLGGVFTFAYSIKLIDGIFLGKRPAKGLPEHIHDPSMIMLAPAIFLAGLIILFGLVPSIPVHNFIEPTVSGITLEEAHLHVKLWHGFTTSLMMTIATFILGILIYTQYDRIAEWQNRFNARFPWVSVNYYYDGAVNNAKSVTSKFSNRMQPGPIKTYVLALLLLTLAMFAIPAIMLATSLVPQNLNFDVPLYEALIFLFMIVAALGAALLPRYIPAIISLSGLGYLVALLFIYLQAPDLALTQVLVETLSTIIFLLAIVKIPQKFKEHIPSTTLARDLVISVAVSAMIFIMLINATQGIVAPFESLSYYFIEKSLTLAGGHNIVNVIIVDFRGYDTLGEISVLCLAALGVYNLIHSRGEDE
- a CDS encoding NADH-quinone oxidoreductase subunit M; its protein translation is MNLSTHIPIILIATPILVAALMILLRKQPGIQKAISVAVSFAMLILSVILLSQVWSGGIQAYEVGEWGKYGIILVADLLSSGMVVLTSFVSFLALIYSLDYIEKKSLSASYYPLFSLLVAGLNGSFLTGDIFNLFVFFEILLLSSCGLVIANEQGGVTKSSDKMEATFKYLVLNMVSSIVMLIAVSSLYATTGTLNMADISVKLSAMSAAGTLPWHVFAIALMFVVVFGNKAAIFPLHYWLPDVHPTAPSPISAMLSGVLIKVGAYGMLRVFFLIFIDTLDIFKPVIMYLALATIVVGAISAVAQTDVKRLLAYSSVSQIGYVFLGISFGSIYGITAALVYLVNHAIAKSMLFLTSGGIIHHAGTRDMRKMGGMVDSAPLMSLMFLVGAMSIAGMPPLGGFIAKLSLFDAGIGEQYYFAIGIALFFAIFTLFYMFRAMLLMFWGEKRDVEKYGEYSHHGTSFLMALPIVVLALTVVAFGVYAEPLIALANATAHQILDPQPYIDAVMTRVVR
- a CDS encoding NADH-quinone oxidoreductase subunit K — protein: MNNTLLSLTIAILFGIGTFLILRRDIVRVIIGLGVLSHAVNLLIVSAGVFSGTKVPIITDDGGHGATEATGTIFTDSLSQGILAPIIEAGHHVDYVDPLVQALVLTAIVISLATTAFILILAYRIYEEYGTTDIKELRRLWG